One stretch of Saccharopolyspora erythraea DNA includes these proteins:
- a CDS encoding CocE/NonD family hydrolase: protein MKAVTSLPHEIREDEHVWIPLPDGTRLGARIWRPVSSDDEPVPAVLELIPYRKRDFTALRDSIHHPYMAGHGYACVRVDLRGSGESEGVLTDEYLEQELSDGEDVLAWLAEQPWCDGRTGMMGISWGGFNALQIAARKPASLSAIATVCSTDDRYADDVHYMGGCLLSDNLSWASTMFAYNSCPPDPELVGDRWREMWYDRLEHSGLWLHEWLSHQRRDDYWRHGSICEDYHAVQCPVLAVSGWADGYSNAVFRLLENLDVPRKGLIGPWSHKYPHLGQPGPAIGFLQELVRWWDRWLKGIENDVMEGPILRTWMQESAVPSTAYAERPGRWVGEPDWPSPAVHAHEFLLDENTLVSGDAGVEDRPLPIESPLSVGQFAGKWCSYNAPPDLPYDQREEDGGSLVFDTEPLGERCEILGAPAVDLDFEVNQPVAMVAARLSDVHADGRATRVTYGLLNLTHLDGHAEPETLVPGKRYRARVYLNGCAQAFPEGHKIRLSLSTSYWPLAWPPPKPVRLTVHAGTSKLVLPARPRPETEPYGDSPFGEPEGTPPLSETRLVPGDQRWTVSRDLVGYESALEVVKDLGVVRLDDIGLKLKRRAYERYSWVGDDFGSVCGENEWRMRFTREDWDVETVTKTVLTSTPDDFVLHAQLDAYEGSNRVLSKNWQHTIPRDHV from the coding sequence ATGAAGGCAGTAACGTCCCTGCCGCACGAAATCCGCGAGGACGAACACGTCTGGATCCCCCTCCCGGACGGCACCCGGCTCGGCGCGCGCATCTGGCGGCCCGTCTCCTCCGACGACGAGCCGGTTCCGGCCGTGCTGGAGCTGATCCCGTACCGCAAGCGCGACTTCACCGCGCTGCGCGACTCCATCCACCACCCGTACATGGCCGGTCACGGCTACGCCTGCGTGCGGGTGGACCTGCGCGGCAGCGGCGAGTCCGAGGGGGTGCTGACCGACGAGTACCTGGAGCAGGAGCTCTCCGACGGTGAGGACGTCCTGGCGTGGCTGGCCGAGCAGCCCTGGTGCGACGGCCGCACCGGGATGATGGGCATCTCCTGGGGCGGTTTCAACGCCTTGCAGATCGCCGCGCGCAAGCCGGCGAGCCTCAGCGCGATCGCGACGGTCTGCTCCACCGACGACCGCTACGCCGACGACGTGCACTACATGGGCGGGTGCCTGCTCAGCGACAACCTGTCGTGGGCCTCGACGATGTTCGCCTACAACTCCTGCCCGCCCGACCCGGAGCTGGTCGGGGACCGCTGGCGGGAGATGTGGTACGACCGCCTGGAGCACAGCGGGCTGTGGCTGCACGAGTGGCTGAGCCACCAGCGCCGCGACGACTACTGGCGGCACGGCTCGATCTGCGAGGACTACCACGCCGTGCAGTGCCCGGTGCTGGCCGTCAGCGGGTGGGCCGACGGCTACTCCAACGCGGTGTTCCGCCTGCTGGAGAACCTCGACGTGCCGCGCAAGGGGCTGATCGGCCCGTGGTCGCACAAGTACCCGCACCTCGGCCAGCCCGGCCCGGCGATCGGGTTCCTGCAGGAGCTGGTCCGGTGGTGGGACCGGTGGCTCAAGGGCATCGAGAACGACGTCATGGAAGGTCCGATTCTGCGGACCTGGATGCAGGAGAGCGCGGTCCCGTCCACCGCCTACGCGGAACGGCCGGGCCGCTGGGTCGGCGAGCCGGACTGGCCGTCGCCCGCGGTGCACGCGCACGAGTTCCTGCTGGACGAGAACACGCTGGTGTCCGGGGACGCCGGTGTCGAGGACAGGCCGCTGCCCATCGAGTCGCCGCTTTCGGTCGGGCAGTTCGCCGGAAAGTGGTGCTCCTACAACGCGCCACCCGATCTGCCCTACGACCAGCGCGAGGAGGACGGCGGGTCGCTGGTGTTCGACACCGAGCCGCTCGGCGAGCGCTGCGAGATCCTCGGCGCCCCGGCCGTGGACCTGGACTTCGAGGTCAACCAGCCGGTCGCGATGGTCGCCGCCCGGCTCTCCGACGTGCACGCCGACGGGCGCGCCACGCGCGTGACCTACGGCCTGCTCAACCTCACGCACCTGGACGGCCACGCCGAACCGGAGACGCTGGTGCCCGGCAAGCGCTACCGTGCACGCGTGTACCTCAACGGCTGCGCCCAGGCGTTCCCCGAGGGGCACAAGATCCGGTTGTCGCTGTCGACGTCGTACTGGCCGCTGGCCTGGCCGCCGCCGAAGCCGGTGCGGCTGACCGTCCACGCAGGTACCTCGAAGCTGGTGCTGCCTGCCCGGCCGCGTCCGGAGACCGAGCCCTACGGCGACTCCCCCTTCGGGGAGCCCGAGGGCACGCCACCGCTGTCGGAGACCCGGCTGGTGCCAGGCGACCAGCGCTGGACCGTCTCGCGCGACCTCGTGGGCTACGAGTCGGCGCTGGAGGTCGTCAAGGATCTCGGCGTCGTGCGCCTGGACGACATCGGCCTCAAGCTCAAGCGCCGCGCCTACGAGCGCTACTCCTGGGTCGGTGACGACTTCGGGTCGGTGTGCGGCGAGAACGAGTGGCGCATGCGGTTCACGCGCGAGGACTGGGACGTCGAGACCGTCACGAAGACCGTGCTCACCTCGACGCCCGACGACTTCGTCCTGCACGCCCAGCTCGACGCCTACGAGGGAAGCAACCGGGTGCTGTCGAAGAACTGGCAGCACACCATTCCCCGCGACCACGTGTAG
- a CDS encoding SDR family oxidoreductase codes for MSDEQPPGQQQAHPGTTRAMEPVPRDEMRDYRGRELLAGERALITGGDSGIGRAVAVAFAKEGADVAIAYLSEQEDSDAQRTAELVRDQGRRCELHRSDLASEEACQDLVRRTVEELGGLDVLVNHAGTQAPVESFTDTTTEQFDRTFKVNVYSPFWLIRAALPHLGEGSAIINTGSVNGLRGNKTLIDYSASKGAIHVLTMSLAQSLAGEGIRVNCVAPGPVWTPLIPSTLPEDRVEGFGGHVPMGRMAHPDEIAPSYVFFAADQLSSYYTGEVLAPVGGETHPG; via the coding sequence ATGTCCGACGAACAGCCACCGGGCCAGCAGCAGGCGCACCCGGGCACGACCCGGGCGATGGAGCCGGTGCCGCGCGACGAGATGCGCGACTACCGCGGGCGCGAGCTGCTGGCGGGCGAACGGGCGCTGATCACCGGTGGCGACTCCGGCATCGGCCGCGCGGTGGCCGTCGCCTTCGCCAAGGAGGGCGCCGACGTCGCCATCGCCTACCTCTCCGAGCAGGAGGACTCCGATGCCCAGCGCACCGCCGAGCTGGTGCGCGACCAAGGTCGGCGCTGCGAGCTGCACCGGAGCGACCTGGCTTCAGAGGAGGCGTGCCAGGACCTGGTGCGTCGGACCGTCGAAGAGCTCGGCGGGCTCGACGTGCTGGTCAACCACGCCGGCACGCAGGCGCCGGTGGAGAGCTTCACCGACACCACCACCGAGCAGTTCGACCGGACGTTCAAGGTCAACGTCTACAGCCCGTTCTGGCTGATCCGCGCGGCGCTGCCGCACCTGGGCGAGGGCTCGGCGATCATCAACACCGGCTCGGTCAACGGGCTGCGCGGCAACAAGACGCTCATCGACTACTCGGCCAGCAAGGGCGCCATCCACGTGCTGACCATGTCGCTCGCGCAGTCGCTGGCCGGCGAGGGCATCCGGGTCAACTGCGTGGCCCCCGGACCGGTGTGGACGCCGCTGATCCCCTCGACCCTGCCCGAGGACCGCGTCGAGGGCTTCGGCGGGCACGTGCCGATGGGCCGGATGGCCCACCCGGACGAGATCGCGCCCTCCTACGTCTTCTTCGCGGCCGATCAGCTTTCCAGCTACTACACCGGTGAGGTGCTGGCGCCGGTCGGCGGCGAAACCCATCCAGGCTGA
- a CDS encoding DUF1062 domain-containing protein — MLRYKLIGAWLLALCTACGETAKLTVLERMNVRSVRPELLDRLHDDDPGLTAELLQDPVVRRRNGLSGKIRRTGPSRRAARSRRAARRAGPTRSRRR, encoded by the coding sequence TTGCTGCGGTACAAGCTCATCGGCGCCTGGCTCCTCGCGCTCTGCACCGCTTGCGGGGAGACCGCCAAGCTCACGGTCCTGGAGCGGATGAATGTGCGCTCCGTTCGACCCGAGCTGCTGGACCGGCTGCATGACGATGACCCTGGCCTGACAGCTGAGCTGCTCCAGGATCCGGTCGTGCGGCGCCGCAATGGCCTGTCCGGCAAGATCCGCCGGACCGGCCCTAGCCGGCGCGCAGCGCGGTCTCGACGTGCCGCGCGGCGTGCAGGCCCGACTCGATCGCGCCGTCGATGA
- a CDS encoding flavin monoamine oxidase family protein yields the protein MRIDVDDSYDVIVVGAGFAGLTAARELSLRGRSVVVLEARDRIGGRTWTDVRFGRPLEMGGTWVHWLQPHTWSEITRYGLDVEPSPGSEEVYWIAGGQVHQGTPGEFDALIEHGMDRLAEDSRKFFEMPYEPLRHPGLDSIDHESVVDYFGGLDLGPAEREVTTGVWAEHFNAPAEVSGLAQAMRWCAAASGDWRLLHEATSGYRLSTGTASLASAMAEHGTAEFRLGTVVTAIGQEDGRATATTADGKHYTARRIVCTLPLNVLGSIDFQPGLPAAKLAASAERTASQGLKTWIRVRGHVAPFTAYAPDDHALTFVRPEYTVDGDTVLVAFGTRASDLDPTDADGVARALRCWRDDLEVVDVTGHNWMQDAFSRETWPMQRPGQLTRYLAALREPHGGVHFAGSDIAGGWAGFIDGAIESGLHAARHVETALRAG from the coding sequence ATGAGGATCGACGTGGACGACTCCTACGACGTCATTGTTGTCGGCGCCGGCTTCGCAGGGCTGACCGCCGCCCGCGAGCTGTCGCTACGCGGCCGCTCGGTCGTCGTGCTCGAAGCGCGCGACCGCATCGGCGGGCGCACGTGGACCGACGTCCGGTTCGGCAGGCCGCTGGAGATGGGCGGCACCTGGGTGCACTGGCTCCAGCCGCACACGTGGAGCGAGATCACCCGCTACGGGCTGGATGTCGAGCCGAGCCCGGGGTCCGAGGAGGTCTACTGGATCGCGGGCGGGCAGGTGCACCAGGGCACTCCCGGGGAGTTCGACGCGCTCATCGAGCACGGCATGGACCGCCTCGCCGAGGACAGCCGGAAGTTCTTCGAGATGCCCTACGAGCCGCTGCGGCACCCGGGCCTGGACTCGATCGACCACGAGTCCGTCGTGGACTACTTCGGGGGGCTCGACCTCGGCCCCGCCGAACGGGAGGTGACCACCGGCGTGTGGGCGGAGCACTTCAACGCCCCGGCCGAGGTCTCCGGGCTGGCGCAGGCGATGCGCTGGTGCGCCGCGGCGTCGGGCGACTGGCGGCTGCTGCACGAGGCGACCTCCGGTTACCGGCTCAGCACCGGCACCGCCTCCCTGGCCTCTGCCATGGCCGAGCACGGCACCGCCGAGTTCCGCCTCGGTACGGTCGTCACCGCGATCGGCCAGGAGGACGGGCGGGCGACAGCCACCACCGCGGACGGAAAGCACTACACCGCACGACGAATCGTGTGCACGCTCCCGCTCAACGTGCTCGGTTCCATCGACTTCCAGCCGGGCCTGCCGGCGGCGAAGCTGGCGGCGAGCGCGGAGCGCACCGCTTCGCAGGGGTTGAAAACCTGGATCCGGGTGCGCGGGCACGTCGCCCCGTTCACCGCCTACGCACCGGACGACCACGCGCTCACCTTCGTCCGGCCGGAGTACACGGTGGATGGCGACACCGTCCTGGTCGCGTTCGGTACCCGGGCCTCGGATCTCGATCCTACCGACGCGGACGGAGTCGCACGGGCCTTGCGCTGCTGGCGCGACGATCTGGAGGTCGTCGACGTCACGGGCCACAACTGGATGCAGGACGCCTTCTCCCGCGAGACCTGGCCGATGCAGCGCCCGGGACAGCTCACCAGGTATCTGGCGGCACTGCGGGAACCGCACGGCGGCGTCCACTTCGCCGGTTCCGACATCGCGGGCGGCTGGGCGGGTTTCATCGACGGCGCGATCGAGTCGGGCCTGCACGCCGCGCGGCACGTCGAGACCGCGCTGCGCGCCGGCTAG